The Chordicoccus furentiruminis DNA window CCACATCGAGACCGTCTGTCTACTAACACATTCTTGAAGAAATAGGGATGAAAAAGCCTGATTTACTGGGGTTTCCGTCACCGGGAGCAGAGCGTGCTCGGTGTGATGGAAGCCCTCTTTTTATGTCTGAGGGAACTGGTCAGGAGCAGTGGCGTGGCTACGATTTTACTATTTCAGAAAACGAGTCAACGATTTTACTATTTGGGGTTGGTCGAGACTATGAGTTTATTGATGAAGAGAAAGAAAGCGGCGGCAGCGGAGTGATGCGTTCAATGCCATGTTGAACGGCATCAAGAATATCTGCGGAAATATATTGACGGATATCAAGTGAAGCTGGTCAGTGATACAAGCTAAGGGAGGTTGTGGGAGGTGAGCTTTGTGCTGAAGAAATTTTAGATTTCGCAACCAGCTTTAACATTTCAGAGATATAAATGTTCGGTTTGGTTGGTAGACATGGTATGCCTTGCAATTAAAATAATGTTAAAATAAATTGCAAAGGTGAGAAATACATGAGAAAATACTACTTAGACAATATCAGATGGGTAACTGTAGTTTTGGTTGTCATTTATCATGTGATTTACATGTATAATGGCGAAGGCATTCTCGGAGGAGTTGGAAAGATTACTTCTCTTGATATGCAGTATTATGACATTTTCCTATATGCGGTCTATCCATGGTTTATGCTTCTGTTATTCCTTGTATCGGGAATATGCTCCAGATATTATCTGGACAGTCACACCGCAAAGGAATTTGCGAAAAACAGGACAAGGAAGCTGCTTATTCCCTCTACCGTAGGACTATTTGCGTTTCAGTTCATCCAGGGATATGTCAGCATGTCAATAGGCGACGCTTTTGATTCCATGCACGAAGTACCTGCCGTAATCAAGTATTTCATTATGGTGTTAAGCGGAACGGGAGTTCTGTGGTACATACAGCTGCTTTGGCTATTTTCGATGGTTCTTCTTCTCGTCAGAAAAATAGATAAGGACAGGCTGTGGAAATTGGGTGGAAAGGCTAACCTCATAGCGATACTTTTGATGGCTCTTGTAATATGGGGAGCAGCGCAGATTCTTAACACGCCGGTTGTTGTGGTTTATCGGTTTGGATATTACGGAGCTGCTTTCTTGCTTGGCTACTTTGTGTTTTCACATGATGAGGTAATTGCGACACTGAAAAAATATTTTGTATTGCTGCTTGTTCTTGGTGTAGGTGTTGGAACAGCCTTCTGCATCATGTACTTTGGTGACAACTATGCGGAAGCCCCTATCAACAGATCGATCCTGTTTACAGTTTTCGGATGGTTGGCAAGTATGGCGATTCTTGGCGGTGCAGCAAAGTATGCTGATAAGCAAAACGCTTTTACGATATGGATGAGTAAAAACAATTTTGGGTTATATGTATTTCATTACCTTGGGATATCAACAGCAGCCCTGCTTCTTGGAAAACCAGGTAATCTTCCGACAACTATGATTTATATTATCAGCTTGATTGCAGGCTTTGTGGTGGCATATGCCTTGAATGCCGTAATCTCCAGAATACCATTCTTCAGATGGGCGGTGCTCGGAATAAAGAAAGAGAGAAAAAACGATGTTTCATGACAATCTGATAACACTTAGAAAAATGAAAAACATGACGCAGGAAGATATAGCTGATATAGTTGGCGTTTCCCGGCAGTCTGTAGCAAAGTGGGAAACCGGAGAAACTGTTCCTGATTTGGACAAGTGTAAAAAACTTGCGGAAATATTTGAAGTGTCGCTTGATGATCTGGCCAATTATAAATCGGAGGATAGCATGGGTATGCCGCTTCCACCAAAAGGAAAACATCTCTTCGGAATGGTAACTGTAGGTGATAAAGGGCAGATTGTGATTCCTGCTAAAGCAAGAAAGATATTTGAGATTTCACCTGGAGATCAGTTGGTGGTACTTGGCGATGAAAGACAAGGACTTGCTATCATGAAATCAGAAAGCATCTTAGCCTTTGCCGATGCAGTCAGGAACGGAACGGTAGTACAGGAATAGATAACGAGACAATGGATATGTTCCTGACCGCGTTTATGTGAACAGGCGCAGGGAATGATTATTTATTTCGTTGACTCGTGCCAAGCCGTTTTCATCAACTGACAGGATGGTAAAGCACCTTAACGAGCTTGCTGGATCACTTAAGGATCATGAGAAGGCTGTTTTTCTGCAGGTTTTCCAGTATCGTATAACAGAAAAGAAGGAACGTCTGAGGTCAACGCACTATGAGGAGGTGTCACAAACCTTCAGGAATGCTGCGAAGGCAGGCGTTGAATTCTGGGAGATTCAGCTGGATTTCAGACCGGAAGGGGTAGCGCTTTACAAAGTAACGAGAAGTGAAGACTTATAAATCCAGCTTGTAGAAGCGTTCAGCCGACGAAAAACAGTAGATTTCTTCGGTTGGAGGCGCTTTGGTTGGTTAATTCGCTTGTACTGTGGACATTCATAATGGTGTCTCGGGGCACGTGGAGACGGTGTGCCTCTTGAGCAAGAAAAATGCGAAGCCGAAGGACTGTGTTGAGATTAGCGTTGATGCTGAGGATTATTACAGGATCAAGAGTTCAGAGAAAGACATTTGACAGACTACTAAAGTTTGAAGAGTATGTGAAAAAACCTGTGGAATGAACCGTGATAGGGGATTTCCACAGGTTTTCCTTTTGCTGAAATTGCATTGCTCTTATATTAAACATGACATACAGATGTCGTGTTATATGCGTTAGTATATAAATGGAGCGTAAGAGAATATGAAGATAGACAGGCTGATAGGAATATTGTCAATCTTATTGCAGGAAGACAAGACAACAGCTCCTGAACTGGCAGAAAGGTTTGAAGTGTCTCGCAGGACGATTAACCGAGATATTGAGGACCTTTGCAAGGCCGGTATTCCTGTTCGTACAGTTCAGGGCACTGGCGGCGGGATCAGTATTATGGACGGATACCGGATGGACAGGACGATCCTGACATCCAGGGACATGCAGATGATCCTTGCAGGACTGAGTGGCCTGGACAGCGTGAGCGGGAGCAGTTATTACGGTCAGCTGATGGAAAAAATACAGGCGGGATCTTCTGAGTTCATCAGCGGACGGGATTCCATTTTGATCGATCTGTCATCGTGGTATCGGGATTCGCTGGCGCCGAAGATAGAAACGATACAGGATGCGATCGGAGACAGGCACATGGTCCGGTTTCGGTATTATGCTCCGTCCGGTGACAGCGAGCGGACGGTTGAACCTTATTATCTGGTATTTCGATGGTCAAGCTGGTACCTTTGGGGCTGGTGTATGGATCGTAAGGATTACAGATTGTTTAAGCTGAATCGCATGGATCGCGTTACAGAAACGGATAAAGAATTTGTCTGTCGAGATGCACCTATTCCGGATCTTTCAGCTGAAAAAATATTTCCGGGTGAGATTAAGGTTAAGGTGTTATTTTCACCGGATATGAAATGGCGCCTGATCGAAGACTTCGGACCTGATTGCTTTACAGAAGCGGATGATGGAAGACTGCTCTTTACAGCGGACTACGCGGATATGGAAAACCTTGTGACCTGGCTCATGACTTTCGGAGCGAAGGCTGAAGTGCTGGAGCCGGCAGAAGCGCGGGATATTATCCGCAGGAATGCAGAGGAGACATTACAGCTTTATGAGGAGGATTAACATTTATGGCATTTGATTTCAAAAAAGAATACCAAGAATTCTATATGCCGAAAGGAACACCTTCAATAGTAACTGTGCCGGAAATGAATTTTATCGCGGTACGCGGCAGCGGGGATCCCAATGATGAGGAAGGCGAGTACAAACAGGCGATAGGTCTTCTGTACGGTATTGCTTTTACGATCAAGATGAGTAAGAAAGGCAGCTATCAGATCGATGGATATTTTGATTATGTGGTGCCGCCTTTGGAAGGATTCTGGTGGCAGGATGGAATGATCGGTGTCGATTATACCCATAAGGATTCTTTCCGGTGGATCTCCGTCATCCGTCTGCCGGATTTTGTGACGAAAGATGATTTTGACTGGGCTGTCAAAGAAGCTGCGGCAAAAAAGAAACAGGATTTTTCGAAAGTTGAGTTCTTTACCTATGATGAAGGGCTGTGTGTTCAGTGTATGCATATCGGGGCTTATGATGATGAGCCTGCCACGGTAGCGGCGATGCACAGATTTATGGAAGAGCAGGGATATGCTCTTGATATTACGGACGAACGCATGCACCATGAGATTTATCTGGGCGATGCGCGGAAAGCAGCACCGGAGAAGCTGAGGACCGTGATCCGTCATCCGATAAAAGTGAAGGAGAATTGATCCGATGGAGTACATCAAAGTTACAAAGGAAAATCTGGAAAAGGAGCATATCTGCTGTGCCATTTCCAATAATAAGGATGTTCAGGTGTCATCGAAGAAGGCGTGGCTGGCCGACAGGTTTGAAGAGGGACTTGTCTTTCTGAAGAGTGTGGAGCGGGGAAAGTGCTTTATAGAATATATCCCGGCTGAGAACGCGTGGGTTCCAATCCAGGCTGACGGCTATATGTATATCGATTGCCTGTGGGTGTCCGGTTCCTTCAAAGGTCATGGCTATTCTGCAGAATTGCTGAACGCCTGTATTGAGGACAGTAAAGAAAAGGGGAAGAAAGGGCTGTGTATATTAGCAGCAGCTAAGAAGAAGCCGTTCCTTGCCGACCCTAAGTTTCTGAAATATAAGGGCTTTATCGTATGCGACGAGGCGGACAATGGCATTCAGTTGTGGTACTTGCCATTTGTGACGGATGCAGACAAGCCTCATTTCAGGGAATGTGCAAAGCATCCGCGCATAGAAGAAAAAGGTTATGTACTGTATTACACCAGCCAGTGTCCGTTCAATGCGAAGTATGTTCCAGTGCTGGAGCAGACTGCCAGAGAAAATGATATACCATTCCATGCGATCCATATCGAAAGCAGAGAGAAAGCACAGAATGCTCCGACTCCGATTACAAACTATGCGTTGTTTCATGACGGAGAATATATTACGAATGAGCAGATGAACGATAAAAAGTTTCTGAAACTTGTGAATGCTTGATCAGGAGCAATACCGCCATGGAGTTTTTGTTGCTCACGTGGAACAATGTCGAGACAGTGGCTCTGCTAACGAGAGCAAATTGAAAGAGGGCCGAAAAAGCCCGTGTTTAAGCCATTTCTGCGGCATCCGTCTTTCTGAGAAGAGAGGTGGGTGCCGCTTTTTCTTTTAGAAAAAATGGGTCAATCACTTTTTCTGTGTGCTTGATGGTTACTGGTTACGTACGCCACCCTTGACTGAACCTGTCAGAAACGCTGCGGCTTAAGTGCCGACGGTGAAGAACTCAAGAACAGCCTGCCTTCTTCACCATATCGGCTGCTCAGTATAGCGTTTCTGCCAGAACCCGCCAAGGGCAGGCCCTGCTTCGCAGGGTGGCTGTTTCTATGCCTCAGGCTCAGGAGCCTAAGAACAGCCTGCTTATAACACTTTGCACCTTTACACTTGAATAAAAGAAGGATCATCCTGTAAGGTTGTACGTATCATCCTGGCAAGATGAGATACCACAATCCAAAGGAGACCCTTCATCATGCAGTATATCCGACCTGAGGCTGACGGACAACTCACATTTGCAGAATCAACAGATTTTTTGATGATTCCGTGCTGCCTGTATGGCTTCCATAATACGGAGACTACCGTTCATGAAGCGGTATCCGGCAGAAAAGTCTTCTGCTACCACGGTACGCTGGATGTCCCTCCGGAAGAAACGGTCTGTCCGGAGTGCGGCGCGAGGATGCATGTGAACCAGCATCCGGAGATCACTCTGCGGCATCTTTGCATCGGCGGGAATCTCTCCAGTGTTGTGTTTCCGCATAACCAGTTTCGGTGTCCGGAATGCGGCGGGACACATTCCCAGTTCATCTCTTTTAAAGCGGATGGGCACCGGATCACGGAAGAACTGTACCAGTACACCCGGGATCTTTTGGCTCATGGAACATATACACTCAAGCAGGTTTCCGAGATCACCGGCCTTGGGAAAAACGTTGTCAAGGCAATCGATAAAAAGCGCCTGCAGGATGCGTATACGATTGACGGCAAAAAGCTGCGTAAGCCGGAACATAAGGCAAAGTTTCTTGGTATCGATGAGTTCAAGCTGCATAACGGGCACCGCTACGCTACGCACATCATCGACATGGAGCGCGGCCACGTCCTCTGGATCGGCCACGGCAAGAAGAAGCAGGTCGTCTACGACTTCATTGACCATGTCGGGATGGAGTGGATGGAAAGCGTAGAAGCTGTCGCCTGCGACATGAATTCCGATTTCCAGGAGGCCTTCGAGGAGCGCTGCGAATGGATCCAGCCGGTATTCGACTACTTCCACATCGTCAAAAACTTCAATGATAAGGTGGTCAGCGAAGTCCGGCGCGATGAGCAGAGACGGCTCACTGAAGAAGGAAACCTCGAAGCAGCCAGGGCACTCAAGCGCACCCGCTATATCCTTACGTCCAGCCGCTCGACCCTTCAGCGGAAGGATCAGGAAGCATCTGAGGGCAAAGTGTTGTCAAAGGGCGGCGGTCTCTTCAATAAGGAAGAGGTCATCCGGAAGTCCGGATATGAGGCAAAGTATGACGCGCTCCTTGCGGAAAACGAGCTCCTGTTCACGCTGGATCTCATCAAGGAGAAACTCAGCGAGGCGTACCGGCAGACCAGTGAAGTAGTCATGGCGGAGATGATGACTGAGACCATAGATATCTGCTTCGCCACAGGGAACAGACATCTGCGGTGGTTCGGCCGCCTGATTGAAAACCACTTTGAAGGTATCATTGCCCATGCGACTTACCGGATCTCAGCCGGAAAGATCGAAGGACTGAACAACAAGATCAAAACACTCAGGCGGCAGGGCTATGGCTATCCAGATGACGAATACTTCTTCCTGAAGATCTTCGACATCAGCCGTCGGGACTATGACCGGAACCCTGCATCACACAGAAAATGTGACTGAGCCAGAAAAAATGATGGCTTCGGATTGTCTGAATGAAGCCGCGCCTCAGAGACATGGCTTCACGGACCGCCCGTATCGGGACGGATCCTGAACAAGGTCAGAACAGAATCCGGAATATTGTTTTTTATCCGGTCCATATTCTGCGAAGGACAAGCTGTTCGGTTCCGTCGTCAGGACGTGTTCAGAACCTGTCTGCGGATTCTTCCTTTATGTCATAAATAACATCTATTTCTGAAAGACAATCGCAATAAATGTGCAGATTGTGCAATTTACGGATGCCAGGTGCGTGATGTCTGGTGAAATTGATCTTCCGGATCCATCTCTTACAAAATGATCTGAGAAATCTGGCAAAGAGGTAAAATGCAACCGGTTCACTTTCAAAAAAAGGCGTGATAATATACATAAAAAGCATAAAATATTTGATCAATACTTGAAAGGTATGATTCGGAATGGAAACCAGAGACCTCAGATACTTTCTTACCATCTGTGAGCAGAAATCCTTATCTTCTGCAGCGAAAGCGCTCTGTATCTCAGAGCCGCCTCTGTCCAGATGGCTGAAGAAATTTGAAAAACAATGTGGCGGAAGCCTGTTCACAAGAAGCAATGGCATCTATCTTCCTACCAATTTGGGGGAATACCTGAGAGAACAGGCTGAAAATTTCATTGAACTCTCCAATAAGATCGACAATGGACTCAGTGAGATGACGGGCGGCGGTCAGGTCCGGATCTCAATCGGAACGATTGAAACGGTCGGAATGTCCCTGCTTTCAGAATGGATTGCGGGGTTTCATCGGATTCATCCGGAAGTGACCTATCAGGTGGTCAACAGCCATACGGATGATATTATTGAGAAACTCCGATATCGGGTCTTCGATATCGGGATCGTCAGAGAGCCGTTCAACAGCCTCGGCTATGAAACCCTTCAGATATCGGAAGAACCCTGGGTCGCGATCATCAGTCGGGAGCATCCGCTGTCCGGAGAGGTGGAACCGACTCTCGATCTGTGTCAGCTGGCCGATGAACCTCTGATCGCGCCCGCAAGAACGGCACATGCCACCCAGATGGAAACCTGGTTCGGAGAGATCGGTGTAAAACCGAATATTATCTGTACTTATAATGCCATTTTGAACGGACTTGCCCTGGCAAGACAGAATGTGGGGATCATGCTGAGTCCGATGGTCCCGGGATCCAATCTCAACCTGGATTTACTGACCGTGAAGAAGATCGTCAATCCGAAACTGACCAGCAGAAGTATTCTGGTCTGCGACAGTAAGACGATTCATGCTCCGGTCATCGATGATTTTATCCGGTACATCAGACAAGGTATTAAATCAAAAAAAAATAGCTGATAGGTATCGAAATTTGCATTCGCTCTTTGCGGATGCGTTTGACAAATTCAGATAACAGGCATAAAGTACTGCCCAACAAAACAAATTTCCAGAAAAAGACAATGGCGTCGTAAAGTACTAAAGTACGAAGCCGTTGTCTTTTGTTTTTCAAGAAGGAGGCATGATGAGCACAGACTTTCTGTATCTGTCCGAACCGGACATGATAAAAGCAGGTGTATTGGATGCAGGCAGATGCGTGGATGTCTGCGAAGAAGTTTTCTCTCTTCTGGGAACCGGAGATTATCTGATGGGCGGACCAAGTCATAACTCGCATGGACTGGTCCTGATGTTTCCTAAGTCAAGTCCGTTCCCGGGCATGCCGCTTGAAGGGCCGGAGAGACGATTCATCGCCATGCCGGCTTATCTGGGCGGACGGTTCCACGTATGCGGAGAGAAATGGTATGGATCCAATGTAGAGAATGTTCATTCGCGCAATCTTCCCCGATCCATTCTGATGATCACATTAAAT harbors:
- a CDS encoding helix-turn-helix domain-containing protein, which codes for MFHDNLITLRKMKNMTQEDIADIVGVSRQSVAKWETGETVPDLDKCKKLAEIFEVSLDDLANYKSEDSMGMPLPPKGKHLFGMVTVGDKGQIVIPAKARKIFEISPGDQLVVLGDERQGLAIMKSESILAFADAVRNGTVVQE
- a CDS encoding DNA/RNA nuclease SfsA, whose translation is MVKHLNELAGSLKDHEKAVFLQVFQYRITEKKERLRSTHYEEVSQTFRNAAKAGVEFWEIQLDFRPEGVALYKVTRSEDL
- a CDS encoding helix-turn-helix transcriptional regulator, which codes for MKIDRLIGILSILLQEDKTTAPELAERFEVSRRTINRDIEDLCKAGIPVRTVQGTGGGISIMDGYRMDRTILTSRDMQMILAGLSGLDSVSGSSYYGQLMEKIQAGSSEFISGRDSILIDLSSWYRDSLAPKIETIQDAIGDRHMVRFRYYAPSGDSERTVEPYYLVFRWSSWYLWGWCMDRKDYRLFKLNRMDRVTETDKEFVCRDAPIPDLSAEKIFPGEIKVKVLFSPDMKWRLIEDFGPDCFTEADDGRLLFTADYADMENLVTWLMTFGAKAEVLEPAEARDIIRRNAEETLQLYEED
- a CDS encoding N-acetyltransferase, giving the protein MEYIKVTKENLEKEHICCAISNNKDVQVSSKKAWLADRFEEGLVFLKSVERGKCFIEYIPAENAWVPIQADGYMYIDCLWVSGSFKGHGYSAELLNACIEDSKEKGKKGLCILAAAKKKPFLADPKFLKYKGFIVCDEADNGIQLWYLPFVTDADKPHFRECAKHPRIEEKGYVLYYTSQCPFNAKYVPVLEQTARENDIPFHAIHIESREKAQNAPTPITNYALFHDGEYITNEQMNDKKFLKLVNA
- a CDS encoding ISL3 family transposase, with the translated sequence MIPCCLYGFHNTETTVHEAVSGRKVFCYHGTLDVPPEETVCPECGARMHVNQHPEITLRHLCIGGNLSSVVFPHNQFRCPECGGTHSQFISFKADGHRITEELYQYTRDLLAHGTYTLKQVSEITGLGKNVVKAIDKKRLQDAYTIDGKKLRKPEHKAKFLGIDEFKLHNGHRYATHIIDMERGHVLWIGHGKKKQVVYDFIDHVGMEWMESVEAVACDMNSDFQEAFEERCEWIQPVFDYFHIVKNFNDKVVSEVRRDEQRRLTEEGNLEAARALKRTRYILTSSRSTLQRKDQEASEGKVLSKGGGLFNKEEVIRKSGYEAKYDALLAENELLFTLDLIKEKLSEAYRQTSEVVMAEMMTETIDICFATGNRHLRWFGRLIENHFEGIIAHATYRISAGKIEGLNNKIKTLRRQGYGYPDDEYFFLKIFDISRRDYDRNPASHRKCD
- a CDS encoding substrate-binding domain-containing protein; this translates as MGEYLREQAENFIELSNKIDNGLSEMTGGGQVRISIGTIETVGMSLLSEWIAGFHRIHPEVTYQVVNSHTDDIIEKLRYRVFDIGIVREPFNSLGYETLQISEEPWVAIISREHPLSGEVEPTLDLCQLADEPLIAPARTAHATQMETWFGEIGVKPNIICTYNAILNGLALARQNVGIMLSPMVPGSNLNLDLLTVKKIVNPKLTSRSILVCDSKTIHAPVIDDFIRYIRQGIKSKKNS
- a CDS encoding GyrI-like domain-containing protein, giving the protein MAFDFKKEYQEFYMPKGTPSIVTVPEMNFIAVRGSGDPNDEEGEYKQAIGLLYGIAFTIKMSKKGSYQIDGYFDYVVPPLEGFWWQDGMIGVDYTHKDSFRWISVIRLPDFVTKDDFDWAVKEAAAKKKQDFSKVEFFTYDEGLCVQCMHIGAYDDEPATVAAMHRFMEEQGYALDITDERMHHEIYLGDARKAAPEKLRTVIRHPIKVKEN
- a CDS encoding acyltransferase family protein, whose protein sequence is MRKYYLDNIRWVTVVLVVIYHVIYMYNGEGILGGVGKITSLDMQYYDIFLYAVYPWFMLLLFLVSGICSRYYLDSHTAKEFAKNRTRKLLIPSTVGLFAFQFIQGYVSMSIGDAFDSMHEVPAVIKYFIMVLSGTGVLWYIQLLWLFSMVLLLVRKIDKDRLWKLGGKANLIAILLMALVIWGAAQILNTPVVVVYRFGYYGAAFLLGYFVFSHDEVIATLKKYFVLLLVLGVGVGTAFCIMYFGDNYAEAPINRSILFTVFGWLASMAILGGAAKYADKQNAFTIWMSKNNFGLYVFHYLGISTAALLLGKPGNLPTTMIYIISLIAGFVVAYALNAVISRIPFFRWAVLGIKKERKNDVS